CCCAGCATTCGACCACTCGTCGGCTGCCCCCGGACGCGCTCGACGCGTACTCGCGACGTCTGATGGGTCTCGACCCGGGCGGGGACGACTGGCCGGACCTGCTGCTGCTCCTCGGTGACCAGGTCTACGCCGACGAGACCTCGCCGATGATCCAGCGGTTCCTGCGGCGCCGCCGCCGGCACCGGGGACTTCCGCCGGACGCCCCGGCCGACCAGGTGGTCAGCTACGAGGAGTACACGAAGCTCTATCTGGAGTCGTGGCGGGATCCGGAGATCCGGTGGCTGCTGTCGACCGTTCCCAGTGTGATGATCTTCGACGATCACGAAATCATCGACGACTGGAACACCTCCGCGTCCTGGCGGGCGCAGATGCGCCGGCAGAGCTGGTGGTCCGAGCGGATCAGCAGCGGCCTCGCTTCCTACTGGGTCTACCAGCACCTGGGCAACCTCAGCCCGGACGAGATCGTCGCCGACCCGGTGTACGGCAAGGTGGTCGCGGCGGCCGACGACGCCACCGAGGTGTTGCGCGAGTTCGGCGGCCGGGTGGACACCGAGTCCGGCGTCGCCCACGATTCCCGGCTCTGGGCCGAGGCCCAGTACCAGTGGAGCTATGCGCTGGATGTCGGACGGACCCGGATCGTCGTGCTGGACAACCGGTGCAGCCGGGTACTGGAGCCGGGTGCGCGGAGCATCCTTCCGGTCGGTGAGTGGTCGTGGTTCACCGACCAGGTCCACGGGCGGTACGAGCACTTGGTGGTCGGTTCGTCGTTGCCTTGGCTCATGCCGCCGGCCATCCACCATCTGGAGGCGTGGAACGAGCGGCTGGCGGAATCACCCAGGCGGTGGGTGGCCGCCGCGTCGGAACGGCTGCGTCGGGGCATTGACCTCGAACACTGGGCCGCCTTCCGACGGTCCTTCGACGACCTCGGTCACCTGTTCGCCCGGGTGGGTGCGGGCACCCGCAGCGCGGCACCGGCACCATCTGGGGCCGTGGACTCGCCGGGTGCCGAAGGGTCGATCGCCGCGGCTGGGACGACGGACACCGCGCCAGGCCGGGTGGGAGCCGGTGCGGCCTATCCGCCGCCGGCGTCGATCAGCGTGCTCTCCGGCGACGTGCACCATTCGTACGTGGCCCGGGCCGGTATGCCGGCCGAGGTCCGCACCCCGGTGCACCAGCTGACCTGTTCGCCGATCCACAACCAGGTGCCGGCACCCATGCGGCCCCTCATGCGGCTGGGTTGGTGGCGTGGTCCGGCCACGGTGCTCCGGGCGCTGGGCCGGGCGGCCGGCCTGCCGGCTCCGTCGGTGCGCTGGCGCAAGCTGGACGGCCCGTACTTCGGCAACGCGGTCAGCACGCTGGTACACGACGGGTCCACGGCCGAGGTGCTGCTGGAGGGCACGACCAAGGACGGTCACCTGCGTGAGGTCACGCGGCGGGTGCTCAGCGGGGCTCGACCGTAGCGGCGGGCTCCGGTCGCGACGTCGGAACCGTCGACGTCGGAGCAGCCGACGCCGGATCCACCGACGCCGGATCCACGGACGCCGGAGCAGCCGACGACGGGGTGTCCGAGGGGGTGTCCGACGCGGTCTTCAGCCGCTGGCTGATCACCTGGGTCACCCCGTTGCGCATGGTGACGCCGTAGAGTGCGTCCGCCACCTCCATGGTGCGCTTCTGGTGGGTGATGATGATCAGCTGGCTACGGTCCCGCAGCTGCGCCATCAGGGTGATCAGCCGGCCCAGGTTGACGTCGTCGAGGGCGGCCTCCACCTCGTCCATGATGTAGAACGGGCTGGGCCGGGCGCGGAAGATGGCGACCAGCATGGCGACGGCGGTCAGCGAACGCTCCCCGCCGGAGAGCAGCGACAGCCGCTTGATCTTCTTGCCGGGTGGCCGCGCCTCGACCTCCACCCCGGTGGTGAGCAGGTCGTCGGGGTCGGTGAGGATCAACCGGCCCTCGCCGCCGGGAAACAGCACGGTGAAGACCTGTTCGAACTCCCGGGCCGTGTCGGCGAAGGCGCTGGAGAACACCTCCAGGATTCGATCGTCCACATCGGATACGACGGTGAGCAGGTCCTTGCGGGTGGCTTTGAGGTCTTCGAGCTGGTCGGAGAGGAACTTGTAGCGTTCCTCCAACGCGGCGAACTCCTCCAACGCCAGCGGGTTGACCTTGCCGAGCAGTGCCAGCTCGCGTTCGGCCTTGGCGGCCCGTTTCTCCTGCGTCGGCCGGTCGAAGGGCACCGGCTGCGGCTCCGGTTTGCCGTCGGCGGCGGCCGTCGCCAGCTGCGCCTCGGTCGGCGGCACCGGCTGGCCGGGGCCGTACTCGGTGAGCAGCGTCTCGACGTCCAGGGCGAAATCCTCGGCGGCCTTCGCCTCCAACTGCTCGATCCGTAGCCGCTGTTCGGCCCGCGCCACCTCGTCGCGGTGCACCGCGCCGGTGAGCCGCTCCAGTTCCGTACCGAGCCGTTTGACCGCGCCCCGTACCTCCTGCAACTCGGCCTCGCGCCCGGCGCGGGCGCGGGCGATCTCGTCGCGGGTCCGGGCGGCCTCGACCAGGGACTCGGCCAGCCGGGTCAGGGCGGCGCGGGCACCGAGGCCGACCGCGCGGGCGATCTGAGCGCCCCGCGCGCGGGCGGCACGCCGGGCGGCGGCGCGTTCCCGGGCCGCCCGTTCGGCCGCCGCCTGACGCAGCAGGGAGTCGGCCCGCCCGGCGATCGAGGAAACCCGTTCCTCGGCGGTACGGACCGCGAGCCGTACCTCCATCTCGTTCTGCCGGGCACCGGGCAGCATCGCGGCGAGTTCGTCCCGTTCGGTGGTCGACGGGTCGGCGTCGATCGGGGTCGCCTCGGCGAGCCGGAGCCGCTCCTCCAGGTCGGCGAGGGTGGCCAGGTCGCGCTCGCGCGCCTCGGTCGCCTTGTCCCGGGAGGCCGCCAGCCGCTCGGCTTCGGCCCGTGCCGATCGGGCGGCGGCACCGAGTTCGGCGAGCCGGCGGGCGGCGGTGTTGCGCTGCCCCTCGGCCTGCCGGCGGGCGGCGCTCGCCTCGGCGACCAGCTCGGCGTGGGCGGCGACGACGTCGCGCGCCTCGTCGAGTTGGGCCCGCAGCTCGGCGATCTGCTCCTCGGCGGTGAGTCGGTTGGCCCGGGCTTCTTCGACCGCCGCCTGCACCTCGATGAAGCTCGGTGCCTTGGCCGATCCGCCAGCGGCGGCGTAGGCGCCGACGATGTCTCCGTCCGGGGTGACCGCCCGGAGTTGGGGATGGTCGGCCACTGCCCGCGCCGCCGCGTCGAGGTCGGCGACCAGGATCACGTCGCGTAGCGCCCAGTGCAGCGCCGGGCGCAGCGGTTCCGGGCAGCCGATCGCGTCCGGTGCCCAGGTGGCGTCCGGCGGCATGGCCGGCCGCAGCGCGTCAGCCGGCCCGATCATCCCCGGTCCGGCCGGTCCGGCCACCAGCAGACTGGCCCGCCCGGAATCCTGGATCTTGAGCAGCCGCATCGCTTCGGTGGCTTCGTCGACGCCTTCGACGGCGACCGCGTCGGCGAGACTGCCGAGCGCCGCAGCCAGCGCGGCTTCGTGGCCCGGCGCGACGGTCAGCACGCTGGCCAGGCTGCCGAGCAGGCCGGGTACCTGGTCGCCTCGGGCGAGCAGGGCACCGGCTCCGTCCGCGCGCCGCAGTCCCATCGCGAGGGCGTCTTCCCGGGCCTTCCAGGTGGCCGCTTCCTTCTCGGCCCGCCGCTCGGCGTCGGACAGCTGCCGGACCTGGGCGGTGGCGGACTCGTGCGCGGCGACCGCCTCGGCGTGCCGGGTGTCCAGGTCGGCGTTGTCCCGGTCTGCTTCGGTGGACTGCTCGGCGGCCGCGTCGAGTTCCTGTTGACTCTGGTCGGCGCGGGTCCGCGCGTCGGCGTACGCGGCGGCGAGCCGGGAGATCTCCTCGGCGGAGCTGGAGGTGCGCGCCCGGGCGGAGTTGACCTGGCCGGTCAACCGTGCCAATCCCTCGCGGCGGTCGGCGATCGCCTTCGCGGCGGCGACCAGGGCCCGCTCCGCCTCGGCGAGCTGCGCTTCCAATTGTTGGCGGGACTCGACCGCTTCGGCGAGCCGGACCTGGTCGTCGGTGAGCGCGGCGCGCAGCTCCTCCTCCTGGGCCCGGATCCGGTCGGCCTCCGCGGTGAGCTGGTCGGGGTCGCGGCCGGGGCGCTCGTCGTCCGGCACCAGCGACAGGTGTCGCAATCGTTCGCTGGCGAGTTGTTCGGTGGAGCGGAATCGTTCCTGCAGGGAGGCGAGCTTGTACCAGGTGTCCTGGGCGGAGGCCAGCAGCGGGGCGTCCTCGGCGAGCGCGGCTTCCAGTTCGGCCAGCCGTTCCTGGACCTCGGCGTGCTCGGCCTCGACCTCGGTACGCCGCTGCCGCAGCGCGGTCTCGTCGGCGATTTCCTTGTCCAGTGTGGTTCGCAGCGTGGTCAGGTCGTCGGCGAGCAGCCGGAGTCGGGCGTCGCGCAGGTCGGCCTGGATGCCGGCGGCCCGCCGGGCGACCTCGGCCTGTCGGCCGAGCGGTTTGAGCTGGCGACGCAGTTCGGCGGTCAGGTCGGTCAGCCGGTCCAGGTTGGTCTGCATCGCGGTCAGCTTGCGCAGCGCCTTTTCCTTGCGCTTGCGGTGCTTGAGCACTCCGGCGGCCTCTTCGATGAAGGCTCGCCGGTCTTCCGGCTTGGCGTGCAGTACGGCGTCGAGCTGGCCCTGGCCGACGATGACGTGCATCTCCCGGCCGATGCCGGAGTCGGAGAGCAGTTCCTGGATGTCGAGTAGCCGGCACGAGTTGCCGTTGATCTCGTATTCGCTCTCCCCGGAGCGGAACATCCGGCGGGTGATCGACACCTCGGTGTACTCGATCGGCAACGCTCCGTCGGTGTTGTCGATCGTGAGGGTGACCTCGGCCCGGCCGAGCGGTGCCCGGCCGGCGGTGCCGGCGAAGATGACGTCCTCCATCTTGCCGCCCCGGAGCGCCTTGGCGCCCTGTTCGCCGAGGACCCAGGCGATGGCGTCCACGACGTTGGACTTGCCGGAACCGTTTGGGCCGACCACGCAGGTGATCCCGGGTTCGAGCTTCAAGGTGGTGGCGGAGGCGAAGGATTTGAATCCCTTCACCGTCAAACTCTTGAGATGCACGGTGCGATTCCTCGTCCGACGGGTCGCCGTGCGGCCGTCAGTCCCTGGTCAGTACCGCACAGGTTAACCGGTCCGCGCCCAGGTCACCCGGTCCGGCGCGCAGTGCGACACCCGGGATACCGTCCGGCACCGCCGGACCTGCCCGGGATACCGTCCGGCACCGCCGGACCTGCCCGGGATACCGTCCGGCACCGCCGGGAGACGGTCGGCTGTGCCGGAGTCGGACAGTGGTGGCGCCGGCCACACGACAGCCAGCGGGCCCGGACAAAAAGGTGCGCGCCGCCACGGGTGAGGTGTCGGCGCGCTCTGGGTTACGTGCGGTAGGGATGGTGCACTGGCGGTGGGCGCCGGTCACCCGGCGCCCGGTGAGATCAGGTAAGTGCTGGCTCAGCCAGCCGGAGCAGGTCGTCTGCTTCGGCGGCCGCTGCGGCGAGCCGATCATTGTCAGCTCGCAGCCGGGTGATCTCGAACTCCAGTGCCTGCACCCTGGCACGCAATCGGGTGACCTCGTCGAGCATGCGCCGATCGGCTGCCGCACCAACGTGGCCGTAGAGGGCCTTCGCCATTTCGTCTCCTTGTAATGCGCTGCCGGAAAGGCCGGCCAACGCGCGCCCAAACTCTCGCGACTGTCAACCCCCGGGCATGCGGGGGCGCGACTGGGCGCGACTGGCGACTTCTTTATGGTCCGCCGAAGTCGTCGCTTCGTCAAGTTCCACCGGACGAGGATCCCCACATCATCTACCGAACCTATCGCCCAAAAGGTACGAAGGGTGGCGGTTTTGCGGCGCAGGTCACACCAGCAACGCCACCAACTCGCGTGGAGGTCTGTCCGCCTTATCTCTTCCTTAGGCGGATCGCCGGAGTTCCTTAGCCGGATTGCCGAACGTCACAGTGGTCCGTAGCGTCGCACCCGGCCCGGCCGCGATCGACGGCGAACCCCGCCCTGGCGACGAAGCCCACAGCTCATCTGACGGAGGAACCGACGTTGTACCGGCGGATCGACCCGGGTGACGACTCCGCCCAGGGCAGGACGTCACCGTCACCGACCGACCAGCGCCTCCCCGGTACGGGTGGCGACCGACCGGGTGACGACGGCGGCTGGGACACCCGGTCGCTCGGTCAGACGTCCTGGCGCGACCATCTCGACGCCGGCTGGCGCGGTCCAGACGGCCAGCGCGGGCACGACCCGGCCCAGCTGGACGAAAACCAGCACCTGGGGCACGATCAGCACCCGTACCCGGATCAGCACCCGCACGTCACACACCTCGGCCCGGAGCCGACCGGCGAGGCCTGGCCCGCTGAATGGCCTGACACGCCGGGTTGGCTCGCTGCCGACGCCGCCGAGGACACCGCGCGCCATCCGGCCGAGGGCGACCACGCCGAGAGCCACGACGGCCACGACGGCCATCCCGACCACGACCCGGATACGGCCGCGCTCACCCCGGCGGTTCCGTCCGGTGCCGCCGACACGAGCCGGGCTGCGAGGCGACGTGCCGCCCGCCTGGCCGGCGAGCCGACGTCGAGCCGTACCGGCCGGCCGGGTGACCGTAGACGGTTCGCCCCGGGCCCGATCGCACTGGCCACGCTCGTGGCCGTACTGCTGGTGGCCATCGGCGGCGGGGTGGCGATGATGCGTGCCGGGCTCGCCGACGGCTCGGGGGACGGCACCGGACCGGCCACGGTGGCCGCCGACGACACCCGGGCTCCAACGACCGACGAGACCGACGGCGGCGACGGCGAGCCGGAGATCGGCGAACCGGAGGTACTGGGTGTCGAACTCGGTCCGGCACCGACTCCCAGTCCCACCCCGGCCCCCAGCACCGCTGCCCCGACACCGGCGGCGCCCGACCGCGACGCTTCCGAGCGCCCCGCTCCCGACCCGACCACGCCGACTCCGTCGAGACCGACCACGGCCGCACCGGGCGGTGCCGGCCCCGCACCAACTGCGGCGGGCGGTGGTGACGACGTCGAGCAGCAGGTGTTGGCTATCGTCAATGCCGAACGTTCCGCCAACGGCTGCGGCGAGGTCGTCGTCAACTCCCGGCTGTCGGAGGCCTCCCGGCTGCACAGCGAGGACCAGGCCGCGACCGACACCATGTCGCACACCGGCAGCGACGGCAGCGATCCGTGGCAGCGGGCGCAGCGGGCCGGATATCAGCGCGCCATCGGCGAGAACGTGGCGGCGGGTTACCCCACCGCGCAAGCGGTGATGGACGGCTGGATGAACAGTCAGGGACACCGGGCCAACATCCTCAACTGCGAGGCGGTGTCCATGGGAGTCGGCACCGCCAAGGCGGCCGACGGCACCCTCTACTGGACTCAGATGTTCGGCGCGGTGGCGTAGCCGGCCGGTCGCGTCGGCACGCTCCGTGGACGGGGCTGGGGACGGATCTGCGGGCGGGGCTGGCAGCGCGGACAGCTGAACGACGATCGGTTCATGAACGCCTCGCGGCGAATCGCCGCGCCGCAGCGGCGACACGGCCGGCCTTCCTGGCCGTAGACGCTCAACGACCGGTCGAAGTAGCCGCTGCGCCCGTTCACGTCGACGTAGAGCGCGTCGAAGCTCGTACCGCCCTGCACGATGGCCTCCCGCAGCACGTCCCGGACGTGGCCCAGCAGCCGGACCACCGCCGGCCCGGTGAGCCGGTCGGTGGGCCGGGCACCGTGCAGTTCGGCCCGCCACAGGGCTTCGTCCGCGTAGATGTTGCCGACGCCGGAGATCAGGGTCTGGTCCAACAGCGCCCGCTTGACCTCGGTACGACGACGGCGGAGCGCCGCCACGAAGGCGGTATCGGAAAAATCCGGATCAAGGGGATCACGGGCGATGTGCGCGATCTCCGCCGGCAACTCGGCACCACCGTCGGAGACCGACAACCCACCGAACGTACGCTGGTCGACGAAACGCAGCTCGGGATCACCGTCGGTGAACCGGAACCGGATCCGCAGGTGTGCCTCGTCGTCGGCGGTGGCCGGTTGCAGCAGCAACTGTCCCGACA
The sequence above is a segment of the Solwaraspora sp. WMMD406 genome. Coding sequences within it:
- a CDS encoding CAP domain-containing protein, translating into MYRRIDPGDDSAQGRTSPSPTDQRLPGTGGDRPGDDGGWDTRSLGQTSWRDHLDAGWRGPDGQRGHDPAQLDENQHLGHDQHPYPDQHPHVTHLGPEPTGEAWPAEWPDTPGWLAADAAEDTARHPAEGDHAESHDGHDGHPDHDPDTAALTPAVPSGAADTSRAARRRAARLAGEPTSSRTGRPGDRRRFAPGPIALATLVAVLLVAIGGGVAMMRAGLADGSGDGTGPATVAADDTRAPTTDETDGGDGEPEIGEPEVLGVELGPAPTPSPTPAPSTAAPTPAAPDRDASERPAPDPTTPTPSRPTTAAPGGAGPAPTAAGGGDDVEQQVLAIVNAERSANGCGEVVVNSRLSEASRLHSEDQAATDTMSHTGSDGSDPWQRAQRAGYQRAIGENVAAGYPTAQAVMDGWMNSQGHRANILNCEAVSMGVGTAKAADGTLYWTQMFGAVA
- the mutM gene encoding bifunctional DNA-formamidopyrimidine glycosylase/DNA-(apurinic or apyrimidinic site) lyase gives rise to the protein MPELPEVETVRQGLAGWIVGRRFAAVQVLHARAVRRHAAGAAHFAAVLVDRRVLDVCRRGKYLWLPLDSGDAVVGHLGMSGQLLLQPATADDEAHLRIRFRFTDGDPELRFVDQRTFGGLSVSDGGAELPAEIAHIARDPLDPDFSDTAFVAALRRRRTEVKRALLDQTLISGVGNIYADEALWRAELHGARPTDRLTGPAVVRLLGHVRDVLREAIVQGGTSFDALYVDVNGRSGYFDRSLSVYGQEGRPCRRCGAAIRREAFMNRSSFSCPRCQPRPQIRPQPRPRSVPTRPAGYATAPNI
- a CDS encoding alkaline phosphatase D family protein codes for the protein MLIGPVLRRVVGDRATIWVETSAPATVRVTATTAATGSSAARVTASGTAHTFSAYDHHYALVVVTGLAAGASARYEVFLDDRRVWPDPESPYPASVIRTRRDDTQPVRLVFGSCRETTQHSTTRRLPPDALDAYSRRLMGLDPGGDDWPDLLLLLGDQVYADETSPMIQRFLRRRRRHRGLPPDAPADQVVSYEEYTKLYLESWRDPEIRWLLSTVPSVMIFDDHEIIDDWNTSASWRAQMRRQSWWSERISSGLASYWVYQHLGNLSPDEIVADPVYGKVVAAADDATEVLREFGGRVDTESGVAHDSRLWAEAQYQWSYALDVGRTRIVVLDNRCSRVLEPGARSILPVGEWSWFTDQVHGRYEHLVVGSSLPWLMPPAIHHLEAWNERLAESPRRWVAAASERLRRGIDLEHWAAFRRSFDDLGHLFARVGAGTRSAAPAPSGAVDSPGAEGSIAAAGTTDTAPGRVGAGAAYPPPASISVLSGDVHHSYVARAGMPAEVRTPVHQLTCSPIHNQVPAPMRPLMRLGWWRGPATVLRALGRAAGLPAPSVRWRKLDGPYFGNAVSTLVHDGSTAEVLLEGTTKDGHLREVTRRVLSGARP